In Haemorhous mexicanus isolate bHaeMex1 chromosome 21, bHaeMex1.pri, whole genome shotgun sequence, the following proteins share a genomic window:
- the FBXW2 gene encoding F-box/WD repeat-containing protein 2 isoform X1 — translation MEKKDFEAWLDNISIAFLSLTDLQKNETLDHLISLSGAVQLRHLSNNLEILLKRDFLKLLPLELSFYLLKWLDPQTLLTCCLVSKQWNKVISACTEVWQTACKNLGWQIDDSVQDPLHWKKVYLKAILRMKQLKDHEAFETSSLIGHSARVYALYYKDGLLCTGSDDLSAKLWDVSTGQCIYGIQTHTCAAVKFDEQKLVTGSFDNTVACWEWSSGAKTQHFRGHTGAVFSVDYNDELDILVSGSADFTVKVWALSTGTCLNTLTGHTEWVTKVVLQKCKVKSLMHSPGDYILLSADKYEIKIWPIGREINCKCLRTLSVSEDRSISLQPRLHFDGKYIVCSSALGLYQWDFASYDILRVIKPPDFSNVSLLGFGEIFALLFDNRYLYIMDLRTEKLISRWPLPEYRKSKRGSSFLAGEMSWLNGLNGQNDTGLVFATSMPDHSIHLVLWKEHG, via the exons ATGGAGAAAAAGGACTTTGAAGCATGGCTTGATAACATTTctattgcatttctttctctgacggacttgcagaaaaatgaaactcTGGATCACCTGATTAGCTTGAGTGGAGCAGTCCAGCTCAGGCACCTCTCCAATAATCTAGAGATTCTACTCAAGAGGGACTTCCTCAAACTTCTTCCATTGGAACTTAGTTTTTATCTGTTAAAATGGCTTGATCCGCAGACCTTACTCACATGTTGCCTCGTCTCTAAGCAGTGGAACAAGGTTATAAGTGCCTGTACAGAGGTGTGGCAGACTGCGTGTAAGAATTTGGGTTGGCAGATAGATGACTCTGTTCAGGATCCTCTGCATTGGAAGAAGGTTTACCTAAAAGCTATTTTAAGGATGAAGCAACTGAAGGACCACGAAGCCTTTGAGACATCCTCTTTAATTGGACACAGTGCCAGAGTATATGCACTTTACTATAAAGATGGACTTCTTTGTACAG GATCAGATGACTTGTCTGCAAAACTGTGGGATGTAAGCACAGGTCAGTGCATATATGGTATCCAGACACACACTTGTGCTGCAGTGAAGTTTGATGAACAAAAGCTTGTAACAGGATCTTTTGATAACACAGTAGCCTGTTGGGAATGGAGCTCTGGGGCAAAGACACAGCATTTCAGAGGACATACTGGTGCAG TTTTTAGTGTGGATTACAATGATGAACTTGATATTCTGGTCAGTGGCTCTGCAGACTTCACTGTGAAAGTGTGGGCCTTATCAACAGGAACGTGCCTGAATACCCTTACTGGACACACAGAATGGGTCACTAAG GTCGTTTTGCAGAAATGCAAAGTCAAATCTCTTATGCATAGTCCTGGGGATTATATTCTCCTAAGTGCAGATAAGTATGAAATCAAG ATTTGGCCTATTGGAAGGGAAATAAACTGCAAATGCTTAAGAACATTGTCTGTTTCTGAAGACCGCAGCATCTCCCTACAGCCCAGGCTGCACTTTGATGGTAAATACATAGTGTGCAGTTCAGCACTAGGATTATACCAGTGGGACTTTGCCAGCTATGATATTCTCAG GGTTATCAAACCTCCAGACTTCTCAAATGTGTCGTTGCTGGGCTTTGGAGAGATATTTGCTCTACTGTTTGACAACAGATACCTGTACATAATGGACTTGAGGACAGAAAAACTGATAAGCCGCTGGCCTTTACCAGAATATAGAAAGTCAAAGAGAGGTTCAAGCTTCTTGGCTGGTGAAATGTCTTGGTTAAATGGACTAAATGGCCAAAATGATACAGGCTTGGTTTTTGCCACCAGTATGCCAGACCATAGTATCCATTTGGTGTTATGGAAAGAACACGGCTGA
- the FBXW2 gene encoding F-box/WD repeat-containing protein 2 isoform X2, giving the protein MEKKDFEAWLDNISIAFLSLTDLQKNETLDHLISLSGAVQLRHLSNNLEILLKRDFLKLLPLELSFYLLKWLDPQTLLTCCLVSKQWNKVISACTEVWQTACKNLGWQIDDSVQDPLHWKKVYLKAILRMKQLKDHEAFETSSLIGHSARVYALYYKDGLLCTGSDDLSAKLWDVSTGQCIYGIQTHTCAAVKFDEQKLVTGSFDNTVACWEWSSGAKTQHFRGHTGAVFSVDYNDELDILVSGSADFTVKVWALSTGTCLNTLTGHTEWVTKVVLQKCKVKSLMHSPGDYILLSADKYEIKIWPIGREINCKCLRTLSVSEDRSISLQPRLHFDGLSNLQTSQMCRCWALERYLLYCLTTDTCT; this is encoded by the exons ATGGAGAAAAAGGACTTTGAAGCATGGCTTGATAACATTTctattgcatttctttctctgacggacttgcagaaaaatgaaactcTGGATCACCTGATTAGCTTGAGTGGAGCAGTCCAGCTCAGGCACCTCTCCAATAATCTAGAGATTCTACTCAAGAGGGACTTCCTCAAACTTCTTCCATTGGAACTTAGTTTTTATCTGTTAAAATGGCTTGATCCGCAGACCTTACTCACATGTTGCCTCGTCTCTAAGCAGTGGAACAAGGTTATAAGTGCCTGTACAGAGGTGTGGCAGACTGCGTGTAAGAATTTGGGTTGGCAGATAGATGACTCTGTTCAGGATCCTCTGCATTGGAAGAAGGTTTACCTAAAAGCTATTTTAAGGATGAAGCAACTGAAGGACCACGAAGCCTTTGAGACATCCTCTTTAATTGGACACAGTGCCAGAGTATATGCACTTTACTATAAAGATGGACTTCTTTGTACAG GATCAGATGACTTGTCTGCAAAACTGTGGGATGTAAGCACAGGTCAGTGCATATATGGTATCCAGACACACACTTGTGCTGCAGTGAAGTTTGATGAACAAAAGCTTGTAACAGGATCTTTTGATAACACAGTAGCCTGTTGGGAATGGAGCTCTGGGGCAAAGACACAGCATTTCAGAGGACATACTGGTGCAG TTTTTAGTGTGGATTACAATGATGAACTTGATATTCTGGTCAGTGGCTCTGCAGACTTCACTGTGAAAGTGTGGGCCTTATCAACAGGAACGTGCCTGAATACCCTTACTGGACACACAGAATGGGTCACTAAG GTCGTTTTGCAGAAATGCAAAGTCAAATCTCTTATGCATAGTCCTGGGGATTATATTCTCCTAAGTGCAGATAAGTATGAAATCAAG ATTTGGCCTATTGGAAGGGAAATAAACTGCAAATGCTTAAGAACATTGTCTGTTTCTGAAGACCGCAGCATCTCCCTACAGCCCAGGCTGCACTTTGATG GGTTATCAAACCTCCAGACTTCTCAAATGTGTCGTTGCTGGGCTTTGGAGAGATATTTGCTCTACTGTTTGACAACAGATACCTGTACATAA
- the FBXW2 gene encoding F-box/WD repeat-containing protein 2 isoform X3 gives MKQLKDHEAFETSSLIGHSARVYALYYKDGLLCTGSDDLSAKLWDVSTGQCIYGIQTHTCAAVKFDEQKLVTGSFDNTVACWEWSSGAKTQHFRGHTGAVFSVDYNDELDILVSGSADFTVKVWALSTGTCLNTLTGHTEWVTKVVLQKCKVKSLMHSPGDYILLSADKYEIKIWPIGREINCKCLRTLSVSEDRSISLQPRLHFDGKYIVCSSALGLYQWDFASYDILRVIKPPDFSNVSLLGFGEIFALLFDNRYLYIMDLRTEKLISRWPLPEYRKSKRGSSFLAGEMSWLNGLNGQNDTGLVFATSMPDHSIHLVLWKEHG, from the exons ATGAAGCAACTGAAGGACCACGAAGCCTTTGAGACATCCTCTTTAATTGGACACAGTGCCAGAGTATATGCACTTTACTATAAAGATGGACTTCTTTGTACAG GATCAGATGACTTGTCTGCAAAACTGTGGGATGTAAGCACAGGTCAGTGCATATATGGTATCCAGACACACACTTGTGCTGCAGTGAAGTTTGATGAACAAAAGCTTGTAACAGGATCTTTTGATAACACAGTAGCCTGTTGGGAATGGAGCTCTGGGGCAAAGACACAGCATTTCAGAGGACATACTGGTGCAG TTTTTAGTGTGGATTACAATGATGAACTTGATATTCTGGTCAGTGGCTCTGCAGACTTCACTGTGAAAGTGTGGGCCTTATCAACAGGAACGTGCCTGAATACCCTTACTGGACACACAGAATGGGTCACTAAG GTCGTTTTGCAGAAATGCAAAGTCAAATCTCTTATGCATAGTCCTGGGGATTATATTCTCCTAAGTGCAGATAAGTATGAAATCAAG ATTTGGCCTATTGGAAGGGAAATAAACTGCAAATGCTTAAGAACATTGTCTGTTTCTGAAGACCGCAGCATCTCCCTACAGCCCAGGCTGCACTTTGATGGTAAATACATAGTGTGCAGTTCAGCACTAGGATTATACCAGTGGGACTTTGCCAGCTATGATATTCTCAG GGTTATCAAACCTCCAGACTTCTCAAATGTGTCGTTGCTGGGCTTTGGAGAGATATTTGCTCTACTGTTTGACAACAGATACCTGTACATAATGGACTTGAGGACAGAAAAACTGATAAGCCGCTGGCCTTTACCAGAATATAGAAAGTCAAAGAGAGGTTCAAGCTTCTTGGCTGGTGAAATGTCTTGGTTAAATGGACTAAATGGCCAAAATGATACAGGCTTGGTTTTTGCCACCAGTATGCCAGACCATAGTATCCATTTGGTGTTATGGAAAGAACACGGCTGA